In the Selenomonadales bacterium genome, one interval contains:
- a CDS encoding phage portal protein has translation MSIFSRLFRTRDRPQNRVGSGFSFLFGGTASGKMVNERTAMQATAVYACVRILAEAIAGLPLRVYRYKADGGKEKAVGHRLYYLLHSEPNPEMTSFVFRETLMSHLLLWGNAYAQVIRDGRGQIMALYPLLPNKMDVARAANGELTYTYRRDAEESRINPDSGTVTLRRDEVLHIPGLGFDGLIGYSPIAIAKNAIGMAMATEEYGASFFANGANPGGVLEHPGVVKDPKRVRESWNAVYQGSGNAHRIAVLEEGMKFQAIGIPPEQAQFLETRKFQINEIARIFRIPPHMVGDLEKSSFSNIEQQSLEFVKYTLDPWVVRWEQALQQSLLLPSEKPRYFVRFNVDGLLRGDYQSRMAGYATGRQNGWLSANDIRELEDMNCIPAEEGGDLYLVNGNMTKLAEAGVFANHQPKEVST, from the coding sequence ATGAGCATATTCTCCCGGCTGTTCCGCACGCGGGATAGGCCGCAAAACCGCGTGGGCAGCGGGTTCTCCTTCCTGTTCGGCGGTACCGCCAGCGGCAAGATGGTCAACGAGCGGACAGCCATGCAGGCCACGGCGGTGTATGCCTGCGTGCGCATACTGGCCGAAGCTATAGCCGGGCTGCCGCTGCGCGTATACCGCTACAAAGCCGATGGCGGCAAGGAGAAAGCGGTGGGGCACCGGCTGTACTACCTCCTCCATAGCGAACCAAACCCGGAGATGACTTCATTTGTGTTCAGGGAAACGCTGATGAGCCATCTTCTGCTTTGGGGCAACGCCTACGCGCAGGTGATCCGGGACGGGCGCGGCCAGATAATGGCCCTCTACCCCCTGCTGCCGAACAAGATGGATGTGGCGCGAGCCGCAAACGGCGAACTGACCTATACCTACCGCCGCGACGCCGAGGAAAGCCGGATTAACCCTGACAGCGGGACGGTGACGCTGCGTCGGGACGAGGTCTTGCATATCCCCGGCCTTGGCTTTGACGGGCTGATCGGCTACTCGCCCATCGCCATTGCCAAGAACGCCATCGGCATGGCCATGGCCACGGAGGAATACGGCGCTTCCTTCTTCGCCAACGGAGCCAATCCGGGCGGCGTGCTGGAGCATCCGGGCGTCGTCAAAGACCCCAAAAGGGTGCGGGAAAGCTGGAATGCGGTCTATCAAGGCAGCGGCAACGCCCACCGCATCGCCGTGCTGGAAGAGGGCATGAAATTCCAGGCCATCGGCATCCCGCCGGAACAAGCGCAGTTTCTGGAGACACGCAAATTCCAGATCAACGAGATCGCCCGCATTTTCCGCATACCTCCGCACATGGTCGGCGACCTTGAGAAGTCCAGCTTTTCCAACATCGAGCAGCAGTCGCTGGAATTCGTCAAGTACACCCTCGACCCGTGGGTGGTGCGCTGGGAGCAGGCTTTGCAGCAGTCCCTCCTCCTGCCTTCGGAAAAGCCCCGCTACTTTGTGCGGTTCAATGTGGACGGGCTGCTGCGGGGCGACTACCAAAGCAGGATGGCCGGTTACGCCACGGGACGACAGAACGGCTGGCTGTCGGCGAACGACATCCGCGAACTTGAGGATATGAACTGCATCCCCGCCGAGGAGGGCGGGGACTTGTATCTGGTCAACGGCAATATGACGAAGCTGGCTGAGGCGGGCGTCTTTGCCAACCATCAACCGAAGGAGGTCAGCACATGA